Proteins encoded within one genomic window of Clupea harengus chromosome 10, Ch_v2.0.2, whole genome shotgun sequence:
- the LOC116222036 gene encoding tripartite motif-containing protein 16-like, with amino-acid sequence MAEANISVPENHFQCPICLELLKDPVTIPCGHSYCTDCIKKCWDQDEDKENGVYSCPQCRQTFNPRPVLGRNPILADMVAKLKAQGLQSTHSDDGFAGPDDVECTICVGRKRKADKSCLECLDSYCLIHLCRHEELHAGKKHKVVDAAVQLQKKMCSEHGKPLEAFCETDSKCVCVECIIDEHKGHDVVSLASAKENNQRKLQKSLQKEISERESELNRLRENVESLQSSAKASVEVSESNFTELLAFFERMRSEVPEMIRAQEKAELSREEQRQEEVNVLKTRAAEMEQLASKEAEVQFLQNLSLFSPEDLPRVTFNAKYAFRPTTVEFYLKRMMKEMEKTYSENVGLIWSHVKFGFLRCHHKQMKRYSVHPKFDSATAFRHHLISEDNTKVEWSHEVVSRGRRWDRFTDCRQVFCSDALPEHAYWEVEWSSVPDREFAIAVAYDDIEREGVDNDCRFGRNDESWCLELSGSCLSFFHNNVETEIPGPVPSRVGVYLNRQVGILSFYRITDRDCGHVNDVEIIFSVKARFNQKTLYPGFYVDSSCCAEVF; translated from the exons ATGGCAGAGGCGAATATTTCAGTGCCTGAGAATCATTTCCAATGTCCAATTTGTTTAGAACTACTGAAGGATCCAGTAACTATTCCTTGTGGACACAGTTACTGTACGGACTGTATTAAGAAATGCTGGGACCAAGATGAGGACAAAGAAAATGGtgtctacagctgcccccagtgcagacagactttTAACCCGAGACCTGTTCTGGGTCGAAATCCCATTCTAGCCGACATGGTTGCGAAGCTAAAGGCCCAGGGTCTTCAAAGCACTCATTCGGATGACGGGTTTGCTGGACCTGACGATGTGGAGTGTACGATTTGCGTAGGGAGGAAACGCAAAGCTGACAAGTCTTGTCTGGAGTGTCTTGATTCCTATTGTCTAATACACCTCTGCCGTCATGAGGAACTTCACGCAGGAAAGAAGCACAAGGTGGTTGATGCCGCTGTTCAATTGCAGAAGAAAATGTGTTCAGAACATGGCAAACCACTGGAAGCTTTTTGTGAGACTGattcgaagtgtgtgtgtgttgaatgcatCATAGACGAGCACAAAGGCCATGATGTAGTCTCACTGGCAAGCGCAAAAGAAAATAACCAG CGTAAACTGCAAAAGAGTCTACAGAAAGAAATCtccgagagagaaagtgaactGAACAGGCTGAGGGAAAACGTTGAATCTCTTCAG TCTTCTGCTAAGGCTTCAGTGGAGGTGAGTGAGAGCAACTTTACGGAGCTGCTAGCCTTCTTTGAGCGGATGCGCTCAGAGGTGCCGGAGATGATCAGGgctcaggagaaggctgagcTGAGTCGGGAAGAGCAGCGGCAGGAGGAGGTCAATGTGTTGAAGACGAGAGCAGCTGAGATGGAGCAGCTTGCTAGCAAAGAGGCTGAAGTACAGTTCCTGCAG aatctctctcttttctctcctgagGATTTACCAAGAGTTACTTTCAATGCAAAGTATGCATTTAGACCAACCACTGTTGAATTTTATCTGAAAAGAATGATGAAGGAGATGGAAAAGACTTACTCTGAAAATGTTGGCCTCATATGGAGTCACG TGAAGTTCGGGTTCTTGCGGTGTCACCATAAACAGATGAAAAGAT ATTCTGTCCATCCAAAGTTTGATTCTGCAACTGCATTCAGACATCACCTTATATCTGAAGACAACACAAAAGTCGAATGGAGTCACGAGGTTGTGTCACGTGGCAGGAGATGGGATCGTTTCACCGACTGCAGACAAGTATTTTGTAGCGATGCTCTTCCTGAACATgcctactgggaggttgagtggagtaGTGTGCCTGATCGTGAGTTCGCCATTGCAGTTGCATACGATGACATTGAAAGGGAGGGAGTGGATAACGACTGCAGATTTGGGCGTAATGACGAATCCTGGTGCTTGGAGCTCTCCGGTTCATGTCTCAGTTTTTTTCACAATAATGTTGAGACTGAAATTCCAGGCCCAGTCCCTTCCAGAGTAGGGGTTTATTTGAATCGCCAGGTAGGAATCCTGTCCTTCTACAGAATCACTGACCGTGATTGTGGTCATGTAAATGATGTAGAAATTATTTTTAGTGTTAAGGCCAGATTTAACCAGAAGACCTTATACCCAGGATTTTACGTAGATTCAAGCTGTTGTGCTGAAGTCTTCTGA
- the LOC105895118 gene encoding phospholipase A2 inhibitor beta-like → MNLRCLLSIAFAICCCHGALSCPNLCNCYFGQDSTEVICHNIPISVFPARGVPGNTTRLTIQYTNITKITGEDLRATPLLKELHLSNNKLRNLSTDMLINLPHLHTIDLTGNQLRDLPSRVFHHAPLDSLALKNNLLSRAEADWLPSDSNLTWLDLSGNRFQKIPAGLLQNLGRLITLDLSENKLEDLPAGVLDLLNLLERLSLQNNKLRFIDPLAFDTTFALSYLFLQHNRLEKLAPTLFQTVKELRYLDLSGNQLHHLPAGALDPSVMFVDLGFNPWHCDAKMDYLWRWERKSIELHQEETKAVCSLPVMLKGRPLATLSPEELGLKID, encoded by the exons ATGAATCTTCGGTGCCTTCTTAGCATTGCGTTCGCTATCTGCTGTTGTCATGGCGCCCTCTCGTGCCCAAACCTCTGTAATTGCTATTTTGGCCAGGACTCCACAGAGGTAATATGCCACAACATACCAATTTCTGTCTTTCCGGCGAGAGGTGTGCCGGGGAACACCACCCGTCTAACCATTCAGTATACCAATATTACTAAAATTACCGGAGAGGACCTTCGAGCCACACCGCTACTTAAAGAGCTCCACCTGTCGAACAATAAACTCAGGAACCTGTCAACAGACATGCTGATAAATCTCCCTCATCTTCACACCATAGACCTTACAG GTAACCAGCTGAGGGATCTTCCATCTCGAGTGTTCCACCACGCCCCACTTGACAGCCTTGCACTCAAAAACAACCTCCTCTCCAGGGCAGAAGCTGATTGGCTGCCCAGTGACAGCAACCTCACCTGGCTCGATCTGTCAGGTAACCGCTTCCAGAAGATTCCTGCGGGCCTCCTCCAGAATCTGGGCCGCCTGATCACCCTGGACCTGTCTGAGAACAAGCTAGAGGACCTCCCTGCTGGAGTCCTGGACCTCTTGAACCTCCTGGAGAGGTTGTCTCTGCAGAACAACAAGCTTCGCTTCATAGACCCCTTGGCCTTCGACACCACATTCGCACTGTCGTATCTATTTCTGCAACACAACCGCCTGGAGAAACTGGCCCCGACTCTCTTTCAAACAGTGAAGGAGCTGAGGTATCTCGATCTTAGTGGGAACCAGCTCCATCACCTTCCCGCTGGAGCCCTGGATCCCAGTGTCATGTTTGTGGACCTAGGGTTTAACCCCTGGCACTGTGACGCCAAGATGGACTACCTGTGGAGGTGGGAGAGAAAGTCTATAGAGCTCCACCAGGAAGAAaccaaggctgtgtgctctctgccAGTGATGCTGAAGGGAAGACCACTGGCAACCCTGAGTCCTGAGGAGCTCGGACTGAAGATAGActaa
- the LOC116222021 gene encoding leucine-rich alpha-2-glycoprotein-like has protein sequence MYLLCLFSIAFAICCCHGALSCPNLCNCYFGQDSTEVICHNIPISVFPARGVPRNTTRLTIQYTNITKITGEDLRATPLLKELHLSNNKLRNLSTDMLIGLPHLHTIDLTGNQLRDLPSRVFHHAPLDSLALKNNLLSRAEADWLPSDSNLTWLDLSGNRFQKIPAGLLQNLGRLITLDFFENKLEDLPAGVLDPLTLLERLSLQNNKLRFIDPLAFDTTFALSYLFLQHNRLEKLAPTLFQTVKELRYLDLSGNQLHHLPAGALDPSVMFVDLAFNPWHCDAKMDYLWRWERKSIELHQEETKAVCSLPVMLKGRPLATLSPEELGLKID, from the exons ATGTATCTTCTGTGCCTTTTTAGCATTGCGTTCGCTATCTGCTGTTGTCATGGCGCCCTCTCGTGCCCAAACCTCTGTAATTGCTATTTTGGCCAGGACTCCACAGAGGTAATATGCCACAACATACCAATTTCTGTCTTTCCGGCGAGAGGTGTGCCGAGGAACACCACCCGTCTAACCATTCAGTATACCAATATTACTAAAATTACCGGAGAGGACCTTCGAGCCACACCGCTACTTAAAGAGCTCCACCTGTCTAACAATAAACTCAGAAACCTGTCAACAGACATGCTGATAGGTCTCCCTCATCTTCACACCATAGACCTTACAG GTAACCAGCTGAGGGATCTTCCATCTCGAGTGTTCCACCACGCCCCACTTGACAGCCTTGCACTCAAAAACAACCTCCTCTCCAGGGCAGAAGCTGATTGGCTGCCCAGTGACAGCAACCTCACCTGGCTCGATCTGTCAGGTAACCGCTTCCAGAAGATTCCTGCAGGCCTCCTCCAGAATCTGGGCCGCCTGATCACCCTGGACTTTTTTGAGAACAAGCTAGAGGACCTCCCTGCTGGAGTCCTGGACCCCTTGACCCTCCTGGAGAGGTTGTCTCTGCAGAACAACAAGCTTCGCTTCATAGACCCCTTGGCCTTCGACACCACATTCGCACTGTCGTATCTATTTCTGCAACACAACCGCCTGGAGAAACTGGCCCCGACTCTCTTCCAAACAGTGAAGGAGCTGAGGTATCTCGATCTTAGTGGGAACCAGCTCCATCACCTTCCCGCTGGAGCCCTGGATCCCAGTGTCATGTTTGTGGACCTAGCTTTTAACCCCTGGCACTGTGACGCCAAGATGGACTACCTGTGGAGGTGGGAGAGAAAGTCTATAGAGCTCCACCAGGAAGAAaccaaggctgtgtgctctctgccAGTGATGCTGAAGGGAAGACCACTGGCAACCCTGAGTCCTGAGGAGCTCGGACTGAAGATAGActag